The proteins below are encoded in one region of Belonocnema kinseyi isolate 2016_QV_RU_SX_M_011 chromosome 1, B_treatae_v1, whole genome shotgun sequence:
- the LOC117180018 gene encoding speckle-type POZ protein-like A, which translates to MPRKIMIGFPEFMSIEKFNKLKLRDLTIRCEFEIFKRDFKVYKRLLTNELLSDLELRVGKETYPAHKLILAMSSPLFREIFSMQDSITSLDVTDVEPNIFYELLRYMYRGSVNDMESFAFDLFLADDKYKIWELLNKCEKTIVVNLKVTNVIHALLFCHDRHLISSKACLFNECQNFIRNNFKEVINEEACKLLVKEEPTFLSLILRDIRKCQDISKSKKVSILSPLISETSLSFLGECEFFLNNKNLSDVEIHVGGIKYAAYKLLLSLRSSVFFRMFIHQMKETLTGVVDIEDIEPEVFYEVLRFIYTNKVERIDMAKEILIVANKYEIEDLKLFCETILINKLMKENLLDYLIFSDDHEPKQLKDKCFEFLIDKLYLIEDWNECFADWSQYVAYFHPHLLLEILNKLASDYELFF; encoded by the coding sequence atgccgaggaaaataatgataggttTTCCGGAGTTCATgagcattgaaaaatttaataaattgaaactgAGGGATCTGACCATACGttgtgaatttgaaattttcaagcgGGACTTTAAAGTCTACAAGCGTTTGCTAACTAATGAACTTTTAAGTGATTTAGAATTGCGCGTTGGCAAAGAAACATATCCAGCGCATAAGTTGATCTTAGCTATGAGCAGTCCATTATTTCGTGAAATCTTTAGTATGCAAGATTCCATAACGTCTTTAGATGTCACTGATGTTGAACCTAACATATTTTACGAATTGCTCAGATACATGTACAGAGGGTCAGTAAATGATATGGAATCCTTTGCATTCGACCTTTTTCTAGCTGATGACAAGTATAAAATAtgggaacttttaaataaatgcgAAAAAACCATAGTGGTGAACTTAAAGGTGACAAACGTCATTCATGCACTTCTATTTTGTCATGATCGCCATCTAATTTCATCTAAGGCGTGCCTATTTAATGAATGTCAAAATTTCATTAGGAATAACTTCAAAGAAGTTATTAATGAAGAAGCTTGCAAACTATTAGTGAAAGAAGAACCAACGTTTCTCTCATTGATATTACGCGATATTCGTAAATGTCAAGACATATCAAAGTCTAAAAAAGTGTCAATTTTAAGTCCTTTAATATCCGAAACTTCATTATCTTTCCTGGGAGAATGCGAGTTTTTCCTAAATAACAAAAACCTTAGTGATGTAGAAATTCACGTTGGAGGTATAAAATATGCTGCTTACAAGTTGCTTCTATCACTGAGAAGTTCTGTGTTTTTTCGAATGTTTATTCATCAAATGAAAGAGACACTAACCGGTGTTGTGGATATCGAAGATATAGAGCCGGAAGTTTTTTATGAAGTCCTGCGTTTTATATATACGAACAAAGTGGAAAGGATAGACATggcaaaagaaattttgattgtGGCAAATAAATACGAAATTGAAGATCTGAAATTGTTCTGTGAAAcgattcttataaataaattaatgaaggaAAATCTTCTTGATTACCTCATCTTCTCTGATGACCACGAGCCGAAACAATTAAAGGATAAATGCTTCGAGTTTCTGATAGACAAActatatttgattgaagattggAATGAGTGCTTTGCAGATTGGAGCCAGTATGTAGCTTATTTCCATCCGCACTTGCTTCTGGAAATATTGAATAAACTAGCTTCGGAttacgaactttttttttaa
- the LOC117173866 gene encoding uncharacterized protein LOC117173866, whose protein sequence is MSEYNLLIVCFISVTGLLIKAEWVEIPAFSHDQKVYRTSLKLDRFNQFYRDERDFTSTVGYDIQNVSKYQQASEIRNTAYPKRPEYLFINNATVSSLDFSGYSQATTATVTSTENTNFEENEEPLEDYDHDEYDDEGEVHEEQINTPEISEQEEMHTTCSTDTLETKIFSNSSFQEKLNINVSEREPETDKHYLYYLPVKLLKNVHLILKSQPATLDGKIRFLKNFEKTLLIEVESRLAASMSPFTDANESKGKRKKRYDHYEDDHLGFPSLEGALMAISFLTFAVYLVRLIMLLCQNFMTVPPTAATVFFGRKKRSMDYLDEDMIRILGYLNK, encoded by the exons ATGAGtgaatataatttattgattGTTTGTTTTATTTCTGTGACTGGACTTCTAATCAAAGCAGAGTGGGTTGAAATACCAGCATTTTCACATGACCAGAAGGTTTACAGAACATCACTCAAGCTAGATCGCTTTAATCAGTTTTATCGTGATGAGAGAGATTTCACTTCTACAGTGGGTTACGATATTCAAAACGTGAGTAAATACCAACAAGCTTCAGAGATCAGAAATACCGCCTATCCAAAACGACcggaatatttatttataaataatgctACTGTTTCGTCCCTGGATTTTTCTGGATATTCGCAAGCAACTACTGCCACAGTGACAAGCacagaaaacacaaattttgaggaaaatgaGGAACCGTTGGAGGATTATGATCATGATGAGTATGATGATGAAGGCGAAGTACAT gaGGAGCAAATTAATACGCCAGAAATTTCAGAGCAAGAAGAAATGCATACTACTTGTTCAACTGACACAttggaaacaaaaatattttcaaacagcagttttcaagaaaaactgaACATAAACGTTTCTGAAAGAGAACCAGAAACAGACAAACACTATCTCTATTATTTACCggttaaattacttaaaaatgtgCACTTAATTTTGAAATCACAGCCTGCAACTTTAGATGGAAAAATTAGGttcttaaagaattttgagaagaCTCTTCTAATTGAAGTTG AATCCCGATTAGCTGCTTCTATGTCTCCGTTTACGGATGCAAATGAAAGTAAAGGAAAACGTAAAAAAAGATACGATCACTATGAAGATGATCATTTGGGGTTTCCTTCATTGGAAGGAGCATTGATGGCAATTTCGTTTCTTACATTCGCGGTTTATCTAGTACGACTAATAAtg ttattgtGTCAAAATTTCATGACCGTTCCTCCAACTGCTGCAACAGTATTCTTTGGAAGAAAAAAGCGATCTATGGATTATCTTGATGAAGATATGATAAGAATCCTTGGCTACTTAaataaatag